In Dehalogenimonas etheniformans, one genomic interval encodes:
- a CDS encoding CxxC-x17-CxxC domain-containing protein: protein MAQDKQIQCTDCGTTFTFSAEDQEFFRSKGYTNEPKRCPSCRAARKAERGGSTGMGGGSFGGGQRAQMYPAVCAACGQNTQVPFQPRGDKPVYCSDCFRKIKPPTR, encoded by the coding sequence ATGGCTCAGGACAAGCAGATCCAGTGCACCGATTGCGGCACTACCTTCACCTTCAGCGCTGAGGATCAGGAGTTTTTCCGTTCCAAGGGTTATACCAATGAACCAAAGCGCTGCCCGTCCTGCCGCGCCGCTCGCAAAGCCGAGCGTGGTGGCAGCACCGGAATGGGTGGCGGCAGTTTCGGCGGCGGTCAGAGGGCTCAGATGTACCCGGCCGTGTGCGCAGCCTGTGGTCAGAACACCCAGGTTCCGTTCCAGCCCCGTGGCGACAAGCCCGTCTACTGCAGCGATTGCTTCCGCAAGATCAAACCGCCGACCCGGTAG
- a CDS encoding GNAT family N-acetyltransferase, whose translation MSKISVRRAGVEDTAIVIDLLVALAEYEKLTPPDAAGRERLSAELVSATPRFEAYIAELGGNAIGCAVVFETYGTFRAKPKLYIEDLFVLPEFRGSGAGKALFQAMIELARNRGCGAMEWTALDWNTPAHDFYYRMGGRKLDSIKVFQLEL comes from the coding sequence ATGTCTAAAATCTCAGTCCGCCGCGCCGGCGTCGAAGACACGGCGATCGTCATCGACCTGCTGGTGGCTTTGGCCGAATATGAAAAACTTACCCCTCCGGACGCCGCCGGCCGGGAAAGGCTTTCCGCTGAGTTGGTTTCGGCCACTCCGCGCTTCGAGGCTTATATTGCCGAGTTGGGCGGGAACGCCATTGGCTGCGCCGTGGTTTTCGAGACCTATGGCACCTTCAGAGCCAAGCCCAAGCTGTACATCGAGGACCTTTTCGTTTTGCCGGAATTCAGGGGTTCAGGCGCCGGCAAGGCTTTATTCCAGGCGATGATAGAACTGGCCAGAAACCGCGGCTGCGGCGCCATGGAATGGACTGCCCTCGATTGGAATACCCCGGCTCACGACTTCTACTACCGGATGGGCGGCAGGAAGCTCGATTCCATCAAGGTTTTCCAACTCGAGCTTTAG
- a CDS encoding redoxin domain-containing protein encodes MIAIGATAPDFTLKDQDGKPVTLSNFRGKKVVLSFHPLAWTNVCQEQMLSLERNFQKLAEMNAVAFGISIDTVPTKNTWAKSLGIKNTRLLSDFWPHGEVSRRYGLFIEAEGFAQRANVVLNEQGKVIFAKEYKIDHAPDMDEVLAAVARGK; translated from the coding sequence ATGATCGCCATCGGCGCCACGGCCCCGGATTTTACACTGAAGGACCAGGATGGCAAACCGGTCACTCTCTCGAATTTCAGAGGCAAGAAAGTGGTGTTGTCATTTCATCCGCTAGCCTGGACCAACGTGTGCCAGGAGCAGATGCTCTCGCTCGAGAGAAATTTTCAAAAGCTCGCCGAGATGAACGCGGTGGCATTCGGTATCAGCATCGATACCGTCCCGACCAAGAACACCTGGGCAAAATCCCTGGGAATCAAAAATACCAGATTGTTATCCGACTTTTGGCCCCACGGCGAGGTTTCCCGCAGGTACGGCTTGTTCATCGAGGCGGAGGGCTTTGCCCAGCGCGCTAACGTGGTCTTGAACGAACAGGGCAAGGTAATATTTGCCAAAGAATACAAAATCGACCACGCTCCGGACATGGATGAAGTCCTGGCGGCAGTGGCGCGGGGTAAATAG
- a CDS encoding ABC transporter ATP-binding protein: MSMVHGFPYSLSAPDEKPRVTLGLLKRVLGYARPYTRLIVLMFAITVVVAGLSLLMPLILRQLIDHTLVDRNLPQLWWLVAALVALPIATSALNVLLRRINAGVGEGVVYDLRVALFSHLQRMALNFFTNTKVGELMSRLNNDVVGAQNAISNTMVGIVSSFIQTVALLVVMFSLEWRLTLLSIVILPLFLVAARNLGRRLQAIAREQLDLNAKMNAVMHELLNISGALLVKLFGRASTEDERFKQRAAAVRDAGVRRAVTGMLFFASIGLISAIGVALVYGLGGYLVIMGTLSIGTIVAMAAYLGSLYSALQNLTNAPVDFATSMVSFERVFEVIDLPHEIGEKPGALKLEETKGVLEFEDVSFQYPKTEKSLLKDVKRFGQMQDVVAVLSGGAQTAPANGETEKVPVSQAREQVLDHVSFRAEPGQLVALVGPSGAGKTTLTYLIPRLYDPTSGQILIDGHDLRDVTLDSLANQIGMVTQETFLFHDTIRVNMLYADPDATPAQVQAAARAANIHDFIMGLPKGYDTVVGERGYRLSGGEKQRIALARVILKNPRILVLDEATSSLDSESEALIQEALKRVMAGRTSIVIAHRLSTILAADIILVMDRGQIIERGNHQQLLARGGLYARLYETQFHGDKVSSTLT; encoded by the coding sequence ATGTCCATGGTTCATGGTTTTCCTTACTCATTGAGCGCCCCCGATGAGAAGCCCAGAGTCACCCTCGGCTTATTGAAACGCGTACTGGGCTACGCCCGCCCTTATACCAGGCTGATCGTGTTGATGTTCGCTATCACGGTTGTGGTTGCCGGACTGTCTTTGCTCATGCCGCTCATTCTGCGCCAATTGATCGATCATACTCTGGTTGATCGCAATCTACCCCAGTTATGGTGGCTTGTCGCAGCCCTGGTTGCTTTGCCGATCGCTACCAGCGCTTTGAACGTTCTTTTGAGGCGGATCAACGCGGGAGTGGGTGAGGGCGTCGTCTATGACCTCCGGGTGGCGCTATTCTCTCACCTGCAGCGGATGGCGCTGAACTTCTTCACCAACACCAAAGTCGGCGAACTGATGAGCCGCCTCAATAACGATGTTGTCGGCGCGCAGAACGCCATCAGCAATACCATGGTCGGCATTGTTTCCAGTTTTATCCAGACGGTCGCATTGCTGGTGGTGATGTTCAGCCTGGAATGGCGACTGACTCTTCTTTCAATCGTTATCCTGCCTTTATTCCTGGTGGCCGCCCGGAACCTTGGACGCCGGTTGCAGGCTATCGCCCGGGAGCAGCTGGACCTGAACGCCAAAATGAACGCCGTGATGCACGAACTCCTCAACATATCCGGCGCGCTCCTGGTGAAATTGTTCGGTCGCGCTTCGACGGAAGACGAGAGATTCAAACAAAGGGCAGCGGCGGTGCGTGACGCCGGCGTCAGGCGCGCTGTCACCGGCATGCTATTCTTCGCCAGCATCGGCTTAATCAGTGCTATCGGCGTTGCCCTGGTCTACGGCCTCGGCGGCTACCTGGTGATTATGGGTACCTTGAGTATCGGTACCATAGTCGCCATGGCAGCCTACCTCGGCAGTCTGTATTCCGCGCTGCAAAACTTGACAAATGCCCCAGTGGATTTTGCTACTTCGATGGTCAGTTTCGAGAGGGTCTTCGAGGTTATAGACCTGCCACACGAGATCGGCGAAAAACCCGGCGCCCTGAAACTTGAGGAGACGAAGGGTGTACTCGAGTTCGAAGACGTCAGTTTCCAGTATCCCAAAACCGAGAAGAGTCTGCTGAAAGATGTAAAAAGGTTTGGCCAGATGCAGGATGTGGTGGCTGTTTTATCAGGGGGCGCTCAGACCGCGCCCGCCAACGGGGAAACCGAAAAAGTCCCCGTGTCTCAAGCCCGGGAGCAAGTGCTTGACCATGTTTCTTTCCGCGCCGAACCGGGACAATTGGTAGCCCTGGTTGGACCAAGCGGAGCTGGTAAAACGACGCTGACCTATTTGATCCCCAGGCTTTACGATCCGACAAGCGGCCAGATCCTCATCGATGGCCACGATCTGCGGGACGTCACTCTTGATTCCCTGGCCAACCAGATCGGCATGGTCACCCAGGAGACCTTCCTTTTCCATGACACCATCCGCGTCAACATGTTATACGCCGATCCGGACGCCACCCCCGCCCAGGTCCAGGCGGCAGCCCGGGCGGCCAATATCCACGATTTCATTATGGGGCTGCCCAAAGGATACGATACCGTGGTTGGTGAGAGGGGCTATCGGCTGTCCGGCGGTGAAAAGCAGCGCATTGCCCTGGCGCGGGTCATCCTCAAAAATCCCCGCATCCTCGTCCTCGACGAAGCCACCAGTTCCCTGGACTCCGAATCCGAGGCGCTGATCCAGGAAGCGCTGAAACGGGTGATGGCCGGACGCACCAGTATCGTCATTGCTCATCGTCTCTCGACCATTCTCGCCGCCGATATTATCCTGGTAATGGACCGCGGGCAGATCATCGAACGCGGGAACCATCAACAGTTGCTCGCCCGGGGCGGACTCTACGCCCGGCTCTATGAGACGCAATTCCACGGCGACAAGGTTTCATCGACCTTAACCTAG
- a CDS encoding archease produces MSYRFIPEEATADIAFEASGDTLEECFRAAVEAVLNVMVDNPEAVLEIENRNIKLNNNALDLLLFDLLQKIVFFKDAEQLLLHLDGIVLNRMGTLWRLSATGKGEFIDPKRHRQRADVKAVTFHNFTLEQTEKGWRAHVILDI; encoded by the coding sequence ATGTCTTACAGATTTATCCCTGAAGAAGCTACGGCGGACATTGCTTTCGAGGCCAGCGGTGACACGCTCGAAGAATGCTTCCGTGCGGCTGTTGAAGCCGTCCTCAACGTTATGGTGGACAATCCGGAAGCCGTACTCGAGATCGAGAACAGGAACATCAAACTCAACAACAACGCGCTTGACCTTCTTCTTTTTGACCTTCTCCAAAAAATAGTATTCTTCAAAGACGCTGAGCAGTTGTTGCTGCACCTGGATGGCATCGTACTCAACCGCATGGGGACCCTTTGGCGGCTTTCGGCCACCGGGAAGGGGGAGTTCATCGACCCAAAACGTCACCGTCAGCGCGCCGACGTCAAAGCGGTGACTTTCCACAACTTTACTCTCGAACAGACCGAAAAAGGCTGGCGGGCTCACGTCATCCTAGATATTTGA
- a CDS encoding AAC(3)-I family aminoglycoside N-acetyltransferase, whose amino-acid sequence MPYSYKRLTSNDVSDLKALLRVFGEAFEEPTTYQGNVPGDDYLRRILDKPDFIVIVALDEGEVVGGLAAYVLEKFEQERKEVYLYDLAVSAEYRRQGIATALINNLKLTAKEISAYIIFVQADKGDEPAIELYKSLGKGEETRNFDINI is encoded by the coding sequence TTGCCTTACAGCTATAAACGATTGACGTCAAACGATGTGTCTGATCTCAAAGCTCTGCTCAGGGTTTTCGGCGAAGCTTTTGAAGAGCCTACTACGTATCAGGGGAACGTTCCGGGCGACGACTATCTAAGGCGGATACTCGACAAGCCCGATTTCATCGTCATAGTTGCCCTAGATGAGGGGGAGGTCGTGGGAGGGCTCGCTGCTTATGTCCTTGAGAAATTCGAGCAGGAGCGCAAAGAGGTATACTTATACGACCTGGCTGTGTCCGCCGAGTATCGCAGGCAGGGGATAGCCACGGCATTGATCAACAATTTGAAGTTGACGGCTAAGGAAATCAGCGCCTACATTATTTTCGTTCAGGCGGATAAAGGTGATGAGCCGGCCATCGAATTGTACAAATCGCTAGGGAAAGGCGAAGAGACCCGCAACTTCGACATAAATATTTGA
- a CDS encoding ABC transporter ATP-binding protein — METSLPKPTIQVNELRKVYVVSQQEGESSSGLSGILRRKKTEVAAVDGISFSVSSGEIVGFLGPNGAGKTTTLKMLSGLLFPTSGTVSVLGKIPWRRESEYLRQITLIMGQRNQLVWDIPAIRSFELNRAIYQIPQADYGSLVRELTDLLDLGPLLNKPVRNLSLGERMKCEFAAALLHRPRVVFLDEPTIGLDVTMQHRLRDFVAEYNRRYGATVLLTSHYMADVEALCKRVLVIHHGKLLFDGDLVALVQKFTSYKTIVIQTAGCGADLSAYGDVTSCESGRYTLRVPKAQTAVVTARLLAELQVIDLLVEDPPIEEVIERVFAQEIA; from the coding sequence ATGGAAACATCGCTACCCAAACCTACCATCCAGGTCAATGAACTCCGCAAAGTCTATGTCGTCAGCCAGCAGGAAGGCGAGTCTTCCTCGGGTCTATCAGGAATCCTCCGTCGCAAAAAGACCGAGGTTGCCGCCGTCGACGGCATCTCTTTCAGTGTGTCCTCAGGAGAGATCGTCGGCTTCCTGGGACCTAACGGCGCCGGCAAGACCACCACACTTAAAATGCTCTCCGGGCTGTTGTTTCCTACCTCCGGCACGGTCTCTGTTTTGGGCAAGATCCCGTGGCGCCGGGAATCCGAGTACCTTCGGCAGATAACGTTGATCATGGGCCAGCGAAACCAACTCGTCTGGGACATACCCGCCATCAGGAGTTTTGAGCTGAACCGAGCCATTTACCAGATACCACAGGCCGATTACGGCAGCCTGGTAAGGGAACTGACCGACCTGCTCGACCTTGGCCCGCTCCTGAACAAGCCGGTGCGCAATCTTTCTCTCGGCGAGCGGATGAAGTGCGAGTTCGCCGCAGCGCTGCTGCACCGGCCGCGAGTGGTCTTTCTTGATGAACCGACGATCGGCCTCGATGTTACCATGCAGCACCGGCTGCGCGATTTCGTCGCCGAATACAACCGCCGGTATGGGGCGACCGTGCTCCTAACCAGCCACTACATGGCCGATGTCGAAGCGTTGTGCAAGCGGGTTCTGGTCATCCATCACGGAAAATTGCTTTTCGACGGGGACCTCGTCGCCCTGGTACAAAAATTCACTTCGTACAAAACAATCGTCATCCAGACCGCCGGATGCGGCGCGGATCTTTCAGCTTACGGCGATGTGACCTCTTGCGAAAGCGGCCGCTATACCCTGCGGGTACCCAAAGCCCAGACCGCTGTGGTAACGGCGCGGCTTTTGGCCGAACTGCAGGTGATCGACCTTTTGGTGGAAGACCCTCCCATCGAGGAAGTCATCGAGAGGGTATTCGCCCAGGAGATTGCGTGA
- a CDS encoding ABC transporter permease: MKYYLELYRQQFRVTFASMFQYRAALLIWMIWQVSEPLVLLIVWSVVANASGGNVGGYSASGFAAYYVMFMIVNQLTYTWIMYEFEYRIREGGLSARLLKPVHPIHSDIADNISSKLITFPVILVIATGLALAFHASFSFTPLMLLLSVPAIFFAFLLRFLLEWTLSLAAFWTTRVGAVNQTYFMFILLFSGQLAPLTLMPSAIQFVGQILPFYWMIGFPVRLLLGQLSTGEVLAGIGVQIIWVALALGLVRIVWRSGIKIYSAVGA; the protein is encoded by the coding sequence GTGAAGTATTACTTGGAACTTTACCGGCAGCAGTTCCGGGTGACGTTCGCCTCCATGTTCCAGTACCGGGCGGCGCTCCTTATCTGGATGATCTGGCAGGTCAGCGAACCCCTGGTGCTGCTGATCGTCTGGTCGGTGGTGGCCAATGCCTCCGGCGGCAATGTCGGCGGCTACTCGGCGAGCGGTTTTGCTGCTTACTACGTGATGTTCATGATCGTCAATCAGTTAACCTATACCTGGATCATGTACGAATTCGAATATCGCATCCGCGAAGGAGGCTTATCAGCCCGTCTGTTAAAGCCGGTCCACCCCATCCATTCGGATATCGCCGATAATATCTCGTCGAAGCTCATTACTTTCCCGGTCATCCTGGTTATCGCGACCGGCCTGGCTTTAGCGTTCCATGCCTCGTTTTCATTTACTCCGCTGATGCTCCTTTTAAGCGTGCCGGCGATATTTTTCGCTTTTCTCCTCCGCTTTCTCCTGGAGTGGACGCTGTCATTAGCTGCTTTCTGGACTACCCGGGTGGGAGCGGTGAACCAGACCTACTTCATGTTCATCCTGCTCTTCTCCGGTCAACTGGCGCCGCTGACCCTCATGCCGTCGGCGATACAGTTCGTCGGGCAAATCCTGCCGTTCTACTGGATGATCGGCTTTCCAGTGCGGTTGCTTTTAGGGCAGTTGTCGACGGGTGAAGTGTTAGCCGGGATCGGCGTCCAGATCATCTGGGTAGCGCTGGCTCTCGGGCTCGTACGCATTGTCTGGCGTTCCGGGATCAAGATCTATTCGGCGGTCGGGGCATGA
- a CDS encoding ABC transporter permease, with the protein MRYLRLAAAFFRIALLGELAYRANFWWRLFQSILNLGVALSGVWVIFSYTDSLGGWKPEEVVALVGVYLLVGGIMGLVIQPGMEELIESVRTGELDFILTKPEDGQLLVSIRRYDIWEIIDFFLGAGVLVVALTRLGSQIGLIQATEFILLLLCGGIIVYCFWLMLSSLSFWLVRVENILVIFQSLYEAGRWPISLYPGWLRYGLTFIIPVAFAVTVPAEALTGRLNWPTVAGAATLAVGLFILSRIIWKAGMRRYSGASA; encoded by the coding sequence ATGAGATACCTGCGACTGGCTGCCGCATTTTTCCGCATAGCCCTCCTAGGGGAACTGGCCTACCGCGCCAATTTCTGGTGGCGGTTGTTCCAGTCCATTCTGAACCTCGGTGTCGCCCTGTCAGGTGTTTGGGTCATCTTCTCCTACACCGATAGCCTTGGCGGGTGGAAGCCGGAGGAAGTCGTTGCCCTGGTCGGCGTCTATCTCCTGGTCGGGGGCATCATGGGGCTTGTCATCCAGCCGGGGATGGAGGAACTCATCGAATCGGTGCGAACCGGGGAGTTGGATTTCATCCTGACCAAACCTGAAGACGGCCAGTTGCTAGTCAGTATCCGGCGTTACGATATTTGGGAGATTATCGACTTCTTCCTGGGCGCGGGAGTGCTCGTTGTTGCTCTGACTCGTCTCGGCAGCCAGATCGGTTTAATTCAAGCCACGGAATTCATCCTGCTACTGCTATGCGGGGGCATCATCGTCTATTGTTTCTGGCTGATGTTGTCTTCGCTCTCATTTTGGCTGGTGCGCGTGGAGAACATCCTGGTGATCTTCCAGAGCCTGTATGAAGCCGGCCGTTGGCCGATAAGCCTCTACCCCGGCTGGCTGCGATACGGGCTGACCTTCATCATCCCGGTGGCTTTTGCCGTGACCGTTCCCGCCGAAGCCCTTACAGGAAGGCTGAACTGGCCGACCGTTGCCGGAGCAGCAACTCTAGCAGTCGGTTTATTTATCCTTTCGAGGATCATCTGGAAGGCGGGTATGAGAAGATACTCAGGCGCTTCGGCTTAA
- a CDS encoding PqqD family peptide modification chaperone, whose product MKVLLIFPPQFTPFRPHLGLPSITAYLRSHQIEVTQRDLNVETYDLILSKEYLLSLKAILAERFKALDSRAQLSPSSQKYYNDLFIATASLAHVAAKVEGAKEILRSKGADFYDPGVLFKARQILEQALAIVSIAHLPTTIGFESLEIPSFDNTFEGIQFSTNDNEHNPFLGIFVDRIVSELIKSKPDVIGISVTSRSQLISSFTLSRLLKKALPKTHIVFGGNIVTLLADSFKKNERLFEEFLDSAVLYEGEKPMLALVEHIRDRLPLNDVPNLIYRDETGVKTTGRCLPEPIDSLPTPDFDGLPLKLYLSPEPVLPLLASRGCYWTKCAFCSQNFGFGECYHKRNTHLVVEDIRKLSAKYNTSQFAFVDEAISPSQIELLADEIINTGLNIRCSTNIRMEKQLSSHLCQRIATSGFKMLYLGLESGSDRILQLMNKGITTDTAQTVCRNVHGAGIWNHLYVMFGFPGETMQEAQDTISFLLDHKSTISSFHTDNFSLERGMIIEREPERFGVTVEKDRINDFSIAYSYSLNRGISYVQARQLSDNTMDEVGTQFDGNKVLELITHYYLPLYLSHYEASDPSLMNIKLADNAPIRPAKALRPGSIPIVNTSTMIWRTNFDLINIRRRLGTGQDTEVLPEPSTMMFDSESKLMGSIPEQAIEILELCNGRRTVREIASILGKTYDAPVNEIEKGVLILLNSLVKSGFIKFK is encoded by the coding sequence ATGAAAGTCCTGCTGATTTTCCCACCGCAATTTACACCTTTTCGTCCGCACCTGGGTTTACCCTCGATCACCGCTTATTTGAGATCACATCAAATTGAGGTCACGCAACGTGATCTCAACGTAGAAACTTACGACCTGATTCTGTCGAAGGAATATCTTCTAAGCCTGAAGGCGATTCTGGCAGAGCGGTTCAAGGCGCTGGACTCCAGGGCACAACTATCGCCCTCATCCCAGAAATATTATAACGACCTTTTCATCGCCACCGCATCGCTGGCACACGTGGCGGCGAAGGTCGAGGGCGCGAAGGAAATACTGCGTAGTAAAGGCGCGGATTTTTATGATCCGGGGGTGCTTTTCAAGGCCAGGCAAATCCTTGAACAGGCTTTAGCAATTGTTTCGATTGCCCATTTGCCCACTACTATCGGTTTCGAATCGCTAGAGATCCCTTCGTTTGATAATACTTTTGAGGGAATACAATTCTCCACCAACGATAATGAACATAATCCCTTTTTGGGAATTTTTGTTGACCGGATCGTATCGGAGTTAATTAAAAGCAAACCAGATGTGATCGGAATTTCCGTAACGAGCCGCAGTCAGCTCATTTCCTCATTCACGCTTTCACGATTGTTGAAAAAGGCTCTGCCAAAAACTCATATCGTGTTCGGCGGAAACATCGTTACCCTGCTGGCTGATTCTTTTAAGAAAAATGAAAGATTGTTTGAGGAATTCCTCGACAGCGCGGTCCTCTATGAAGGTGAAAAACCGATGCTCGCTCTGGTGGAGCATATCCGGGACCGACTTCCTCTGAATGATGTTCCTAATCTTATTTACCGCGATGAAACGGGAGTAAAGACTACCGGGAGGTGCCTCCCGGAGCCCATCGACTCCCTGCCCACCCCGGATTTCGATGGCCTTCCTTTGAAACTTTATCTCAGTCCTGAGCCGGTCCTGCCGCTTTTAGCATCGCGAGGTTGCTACTGGACCAAATGTGCCTTCTGTTCCCAAAACTTCGGTTTTGGCGAATGCTATCACAAAAGGAATACTCACCTCGTGGTCGAGGACATCAGAAAACTATCCGCAAAATACAACACCAGCCAATTTGCCTTCGTTGATGAGGCAATTTCACCCAGTCAAATAGAACTGCTTGCAGACGAGATCATCAATACCGGCTTGAACATCCGTTGTTCAACCAACATCAGGATGGAGAAGCAGTTGAGTTCCCATCTCTGTCAAAGAATCGCAACCTCTGGTTTCAAGATGCTTTACCTGGGGCTTGAATCCGGGTCTGACAGGATTCTCCAACTAATGAACAAGGGAATTACCACCGATACGGCACAGACCGTGTGCCGGAATGTGCATGGTGCCGGCATCTGGAACCACTTGTACGTAATGTTCGGGTTTCCCGGCGAAACAATGCAAGAAGCTCAAGACACTATCAGTTTCTTACTAGATCATAAAAGCACCATCAGTTCATTTCACACCGACAATTTCAGCCTCGAACGAGGCATGATAATCGAACGTGAACCGGAACGGTTCGGGGTGACCGTAGAAAAAGACCGCATAAATGACTTCTCCATTGCCTACAGCTACAGCCTCAACCGGGGGATTTCATACGTACAAGCTCGGCAATTATCCGACAACACTATGGACGAAGTCGGCACGCAGTTCGATGGAAACAAGGTGTTGGAACTAATTACTCATTATTACCTACCGCTCTATCTGTCTCATTATGAAGCGAGCGACCCATCATTAATGAACATCAAGCTCGCGGACAATGCGCCAATTAGACCAGCCAAAGCCCTTAGGCCTGGTTCGATTCCAATCGTAAACACAAGCACCATGATCTGGAGGACGAATTTCGATCTTATTAACATCAGGCGCCGATTAGGAACAGGGCAGGACACCGAGGTTCTTCCCGAACCAAGCACCATGATGTTTGATTCAGAATCCAAATTAATGGGATCGATACCGGAACAGGCCATTGAAATCCTGGAATTGTGTAACGGCCGGAGAACGGTGAGAGAGATTGCGTCAATATTAGGGAAGACTTACGATGCTCCGGTTAATGAGATAGAAAAGGGCGTTTTGATTCTGTTGAATTCATTGGTAAAGAGCGGGTTTATTAAGTTTAAATGA